In the Tribolium castaneum strain GA2 chromosome 1, icTriCast1.1, whole genome shotgun sequence genome, one interval contains:
- the LOC103314500 gene encoding 15-hydroxyprostaglandin dehydrogenase [NAD(+)]-like translates to MQFDIKNKVALISGAASGISLAIAKAFLRNGLRGVTIADINTELGEKVLQEIINEFGKNKAIYILTDVTCKNSYEAAFKKTIETFQNLDIVVNGAGIVNELDWQQEVDINLNGTLHGTILALENYIPKYKSGSEGVIVNISSAAILDCFPPYPIYTGTKFAVMGISKSFGAEVHYKRTKVRVLTACPGVTETPFGIQASEKCLSEPYRKLKDEYFSGIYEQKPESVAEGVTEIVKNAPTGTAWIMVEDKKPEELVWPSEGKNFAPKKKK, encoded by the exons ATGCAGTTTgacataaaaaacaaagtggCTTTAATTTCTGGAGCAGCATCAGGAATATCTTTAGCCATTGCTAAAGCATTTTTACGCAATGGATTAAGG ggGGTTACAATTGCTGACATAAACACCGAACTTGGCGAAAAGGTTTTACAAGAGATTATAAAtgagtttggaaaaaataaagctaTCTATATTCTCACCGATGTAACTTGTAAGAATAGCTATGaag cggcatttaaaaaaaccatcgAGACGTTTCAAAACTTAGACATTGTGGTCAATGGTGCAGGAATTGTAAACGAATTAGATTGGCAACAAGAAGTTGACATAAATTTG AATGGTACTTTGCACGGTACAATTCTCGCTTTGGAAAACTACATCCCAAAATACAAATCTGGTTCCGAAGGTGTAATTGTCAATATTTCGTCAGCGGCTATTTTAGACTGTTTCCCTCCATATCCAATCTACACCGGTACAAAATTTGCAGTGATGGGAATAAGTAAATCATTTGGTGCTGAAGTACATTACAAAAGGACCAAAGTCAGAGTTTTGACTGCATGTCCAGGAGTTACAGAAACACCATTTGGTATACAAGCATCAGAAAAATGTTTGAGTGAACCTTATCGGAAATTAAAGGATGAATATTTTTCCGGAATATATGAGCAAAA acCGGAAAGTGTGGCTGAAGGTGTGACTGAAATTGTGAAAAACGCCCCAACTGGTACTGCATGGATTATGGTGGAGGATAAAAAACCAGAGGAGTTGGTGTGGCCATCTGAAGGAAAGAATTTTGCTCCCAAGAAAAAGAAGTGA
- the LOC660851 gene encoding 15-hydroxyprostaglandin dehydrogenase [NAD(+)]-like, protein MPFDINNKVALISGAASGIGLTIAKELLRNGLRGVTIADVNKELGEKALQEIENEFGSGRAIFVLTDVSSMKSFEDAFQKTINTFKNIDILVNGAGVLNDSIWQQEIAINVNGTVHGILLALENYIPKYKTDSEGVIVNFSSIAGVAAFPAFPIYTGTKFAIFGMTKAFGDEAHYERTKVRIMAICPGPTDTPLLRDISGRNLGAPYEKLLQELLKDTRGQKPEAVARGLVQIVRNAPSGGAWVIEDDKEPYEFLLPERENFAPK, encoded by the exons ATGCCCTTCGATATTAACAACAAAGTGGCCCTAATTTCTGGAGCTGCATCAGGTATAGGTTTAACAATTGCAAAAGAATTGTTACGAAATGGATTAAGG GGCGTTACAATAGCTGACGTAAACAAAGAACTGGGAGAAAAAGCTCTACAGGAAATAGAAAATGAATTCGGGTCGGGTAGAGCCATTTTTGTGCTCACCGATGTATCAAGCATGAAGAGTTTTGAAg ATGCATTTCAGAAAACTATAAacacgttcaagaatattgaCATTTTAGTCAACGGTGCAGGCGTTTTAAACGATTCGATTTGGCAACAAGAGATAGCAATAAACGTC aacgGAACAGTTCATGGTATTCTCCTGGCTTTGGAAAACTACATTCCAAAATACAAAACTGATTCTGAAGGTGTTATCGTAAACTTTTCATCAATCGCCGGTGTTGCGGCTTTTCCAGCATTTCCAATTTACACTGGAACGAAATTCGCAATTTTCGGCATGACTAAAGCATTTGGAGATGAGGCACATTATGAAAGGACCAAAGTCAGGATAATGGCTATTTGTCCAGGACCTACAGATACGCCCCTTCTTAGGGATATTTCAGGTCGCAATTTAGGGGCACCTTACGAAAAGTTACTACAAGAATTACTTAAGGACACGCGTGGTCAAAA gcCAGAAGCAGTCGCTAGAGGTTTGGTTCAAATTGTGAGAAATGCTCCGTCTGGTGGTGCATGGGTGATTGAAGATGATAAGGAACCATATGAGTTTTTGTTGCCTGAGAGGGAAAATTTTGCTccgaaataa
- the LOC660904 gene encoding 15-hydroxyprostaglandin dehydrogenase [NAD(+)], producing MALIFRESTITKLRSGILMCRYFCDKARIKKTLSKEFSQGRTLSLDQNVAIITGGAEGIGLAIARVFLKCGISGLAVADCSKEKGEESIKQLACEFGENKVLFFDGDMSQSKAFDRVFKETLNHFENVNIVVNNAGVMNDVNWECQVNTNLSGTIIGTLLGMQYMSKTSLGQGGTIINVASIMGLIPSSGYPIHTLTQFGIVGFSRAIGNLNHFDRTGVRVTALCPGLTNTKLLKQAPYHAINDKFRKEFKEESGGCVLQKPESVALATLDVLQDALPGSVWVVENNSKPYEIRFPEVADLRFKNKC from the exons ATGGCTCTAATATTTAGGGAATCAACGATAACAAAATTGAGGTC GGGTATTTTAATGTGCCGATATTTTTGCGACAAAGCAAGGATCAAGAAAACACTCTCCAAAGAATTTTCACAG GGACGAACACTTAGTTTGGACCAAAACGTTGCGATAATAACAGGAGGAGCTGAAGGAATAGGATTAGCTATAGCCAGAGTGTTCTTGAAATGTGGCATATCTGGACTTGCTGTTGCTGACTGCAGcaaggaaaaaggggaagagtCGATAAAACAACTAGCTTGCGAATTTGGCGAAAACAAAGTCCTTTTCTTTGATGGAGACATGTCACAATCGAAAGCTTTCGATc GAGTGTTTAAAGAGACTCTGAATCATTTCGAAAATGTTAACATCGTTGTAAACAACGCTGGAGTAATGAACGATGTCAACTGGGAGTGCCAAGTCAAtacaaatttg TCTGGTACCATAATTGGTACCTTACTCGGTATGCAATACATGTCGAAAACGTCCCTCGGTCAAGGTGGTACCATCATTAACGTGGCCTCCATCATGGGTCTTATTCCTTCGTCCGGATACCCCATTCATACCCTGACCCAATTTGGAATTGTTGGTTTTTCGCGAGCTATTGGAAATCTCAACCATTTTGATCGTACTGGTGTTAGAGTTACGGCTCTATGTCCCGGTTTAACAAAcacgaaattattaaaacaagcTCCGTATCATGCCATTAACGATAAATTTCGGAAGGAATTCAAGGAGGAATCTGGTGGTTGTGTTTTGCAAAAGCCGGAAAGTGTGGCGTTGGCAACATTGGATGTTTTGCAAGATGCTCTGCCTGGATCCGTTTGGGTGGTGGAGAATAACAGCAAACCGTATGAAATTAGATTTCCGGAAGTTGCTGatttgagatttaaaaataaatgctaa